The sequence TTGAATAACAAAACATCTCTGACAAAGGTACTGGATTTAGTCAAAGTCCTTCGCAACATTTCTCAGATTCCCATCGTGTTACTTAGTTATTATAACCTTATTTATAAGTACGGGGTATCTCAATTTGTCAAAGATGCAAGTTTTGTTGGTGTAGATGGTGTGATTATCCCTGATTTACCACCAGAAGAGGCAGAAGAATTGAGAGATGAAGCTCAATCAAAAAACTTAGCCACTATATTTTTGTTAGCACCGACAAGCACATCAAAGAGAATAAAATTGATTAGTCGAACATCCAGCGGATTTATCTATTATGTTTCCTTAACAGGAATAACAGGTATGCGTGAAAAATTAGAAGGAACATTAGAAGATGTTTTAAGGCAAATTCGACTAATAACGAATAAACCTATTGCCGTGGGATTTGGCATATCAACAAAAGAGCATGTGCATAAGGTTACCTCGATAGCAGATGCCGCTATTGTCGGCAGTGCAATCGTTAATCTTATAGCTAA is a genomic window of bacterium containing:
- the trpA gene encoding tryptophan synthase subunit alpha, which translates into the protein MSNRIDLKFQELKAKKQKALITFITAGDPSLERTYELVLKLEKSGADIIELGVPFSDPLADGPVIQASSERALNNKTSLTKVLDLVKVLRNISQIPIVLLSYYNLIYKYGVSQFVKDASFVGVDGVIIPDLPPEEAEELRDEAQSKNLATIFLLAPTSTSKRIKLISRTSSGFIYYVSLTGITGMREKLEGTLEDVLRQIRLITNKPIAVGFGISTKEHVHKVTSIADAAIVGSAIVNLIAKHEKNPNLVNLVGDFVSNLSSGKYQ